TGGCAAGTTCTTCGCCCTCGATCTGCAAACCGGCAAAGAGAAATGGCACTGGAAGATCGATAGCGGCTTCATGGCTGCCCCCGCGGTTCGCGATGGCTTGATCTTCCAGGGCGATATCGACGGCAACTGCCACTGCCTCGATCTGGCGACTGGCAAAGAAAAATGGAAGTTCGCGGCTGAAGCCGAAGTCGATTCCAGCGCTAATTTCTGGCAAGACAAAGTTCTGTTCGGCTCGCAAGATCGCTACCTCTATTGCTTGGAAGCAGCGACGGGCAAACTTGTTTGGAAGCACGCCATCGAAGATCAGATTCGCTGCACGCCGACCGTCGTCGGCGATCGCTGCTTCGTCGCGGGCTGTGATAGCAAGTTGCACATTGTCGATCTGACGAAAGGTGCCGACGCGGCGGAAGTTGCCATCGATGCACCTACCGGCGTTACTCCGGCGGTTCTCGGCGATCAGGTGTTCTTTGGCACCGAAGCCGGTGAACTGTTTGCTGTCGACTGGAAGGAAGCGAAGGTCACTTGGCGCGACAAGGGTGCAGGACAGCCGTATCGCAGTTCTCCGGCAGTGATGGAGGGGATGGTGGTTTGCGGAACTCGCGAGCGCAAAGTCATCGCTCTCGATCCGGTGAATGGCAACTCGTTGTGGAGCTTTGCCACCAAGCAGCGGATCGATAGCTCCCCGGTCATCGCGGGCGAACGTGTGATTGTCGGCGCGGCGGATGGCCGCTTGTACGGAATCGATCGCAAGACCGGCAACGAAGTCTGGCAAAAGCAGGCTTCCGGCGGCTTTGTTGGCTCAGCTGCCGTGGCTGACGGCAATATTGTCGTCGCCACCGACCGCGGCACCGTCTATTGCTACGGCGCGAAGGGTTAAGGAACTACCGCATGTCCATTTCATCGCTGCCGCCGCCAACTGAAAAGTTGATCACCGCGGATGACTTATTGAATATGCCCGATGATGGCCGCGTAACGGAGTTGGTAAGGGGAAGGATTGTTGAGATGCCGCCGACTCAATTGCCGCACGGTAAGGTTTGCCTCGCGATTGGAGGCATCTTGGTCAAATATCTTGAGGTTCACGACGTTGGTCACGGCGCGGTTAATGACTGCGGAATCATTACGAAGCGTGCCCCAGATACGGTGCGTGGGGCCGATGCCGCCTTTGGAAGCTATGTTCGGCTGCCGAAGGATCAACCGCCACGCGGCTATTGGCCAGTTTCGCCTGAAATTGTGTTCGAGGTGCTAAGCCCCACAGACCGCCCCGGCGCAACCCTTACCAAAGTTTCAGAATATCTCGCAGCGGGTGTCGTTGTGGTGATTGTTGTTGATCCAGACGAGTATTTAATTCACGTGAACGCCGCCAGCCAACTCCCTTTCGAGCTGGGCTTCGGCGATCAACTCAAGCTCAACCAATTCCTGCCCGAATCGCTTCCCGAATGGACCGTTGCTGTTCGCGAGTTTTTTAGATTTCTGCCGCAGCCGAATTAGAAATAATTGCATAAACGTGACCATCGAAACTGTAATAACTAAAGTTGGCAGTGAAGACACCATAAGAAGTTTTGCTCGAGGTTAAAGAGAAGCCATGCCAACTGTTTCCAGCACTTCAGCCAAGCTGCTAACTATGGGGGAGTTCATCGCGATTCCCGCCGGTAGTATGCCATTCGAATTAGTCCTCGGCAGGGCTGTAGAGATGAACGTTCCCGCCCCAACTCACGGCAAGTGCTGCTCGAACATCTCGCGTGCCATGGGGCGCTACCTCGATCAATATGACCTTGGACACCTCACGAGTGAGGCAGGTGTCATCACGCACCGCGACCCAGATTCAATCCGTCCCCCAGACGTGGCGTTTTTTAGCTACGCGAAAATGCCTCGTGGCGATCTACCGGAAGGATATTGGCCCGTTAGTCCTGAGCTGGTGTTTGAGGTTAGGTCTCAGTACGACCGTTGGGTCGAGATTGTCGCCAAAGTCGGCGAGTTCCTCAGCGCGGGCATCCTTGTTGTCGCAGTACTCGATCCACAAGAACGCAAGCTGCACGTTTACTCAGCAGATCGGCCCACGCAGATCTTGGCAGAAGCGGATGTGTTTCAGGTGACGGAGTTCCTGCCCGACATCCTTCCCAATTGCACACTTGCCGTTCGCGATTTTTTGAAATAACCGCATGCAAATTGCCCGCCTTTTTGGAAACAGCTTCCCGTGACCATCGAAACCGTAAAAACCGAAGTTGGCAGTTACTTCATCTCCAACTATCCGCCATTCTCGCAGTGGAAGGCGGAAGAAGTCGGCGCGATCGAGAAGGCGCTCCATAGCCCGCCGCTGCGCGATACGCCGCTGGGGCTGTATCTGCACATTCCGTTCTGCCGTAAGCGCTGCAAGTTCTGTTATTTTCGCGTCTATACCGACAAGAACGCTCACGACGTCGAATACTACGTTTCCGCGCTGTCAAAAGAGATTGAACTCGTCAGCCAGTTGCCGGTGATGGGTGGCCGGCCGTTTCGCTTCGTTTATTTCGGCGGTGGTACACCGTCGTTCTTGAGTGCCAAGCAGTTGACCTCGCTCGTGGACCGCTTAAAGAAGCATGTCAATTGGGACCATGCGGAAGAAGTGACGTTCGAGTGCGAGCCTGGCACGCTGTCAGAACCGAAGATTCACACGCTCAAGGAACTTGGTGTCACGCGGCTGAGTCTCGGCGTCGAGAACTTCAGCGACGCGGTGCTGGAAGAAAACGGCCGGGCTCACTTGTCGCCCGAAGTTTACAAAGCGTGGCAGTGGATTCAGGATGCTCAGTTCCACAACGTCAACATCGACCTCATCTCCGGCATGGTCGGTGAGACGTGGGACAACTGGCGCGAGAACATCAAGAAGACGATCGAGCTGTCTCCCGATAGTGTCACCATCTATCAAATGGAGCTGCCGTTCAACACTGTCTATTCCAAAGACATGCTCGGCAATCAGATCGAAAGCCCGGTTGCCGATTGGCCGACCAAGCGCGCCTGGCTCAATTACGCGTATGACGAACTGCAGGCCGTGGGCTATCACATTTCCAGCGCCTATACGCTGGTGAAAGACCCGACCAAGGTCAACTTCAGCTATCGAGATAATTTGTGGCGCGGTTCCGATCTGCTGGCGACCGGTGTCGCCAGCTTTGGGCACGTCGCAGGGATTCACTATCAGAATAAAACCGAGTGGGCCGACTACACCAAGACCCTGCTCGAAGACAACAAGCTGCCGCTGCTGCGTGCGATGCAGCCGACGCAACATCAGCTTTTGATTCGCGAGTTGATTCTGCTGCTGAAGAAGGGCTATCTCGACGTCAACTATTTCCGCCACAAGTACAACGTTGACGTGCTCGACGAATTCCGCGATGCCTGGCAGCAGCACCGGTCCGAAGGAATGCTCAGCTTTGACAACGACCGCGTCACGCTGACCCGCGACGGGCTGCTGCATGTCGACGCGTTGTTGCCCGCGTTCTTCGAATCGCAACATCAAGGGGTTCGCTACACTTGAGCGAGCCGCTGACGTTTGAGATGGGGAAATTCGTCGCCGAGTTTCCCGTGGACAGGCTCTACGCCAAGAATCACATGTGGGCTGAACCGCGCGGCGAACTGCTGCGCTTCGGCTTCTCTGCCTATGCCGTGCGGCTGCTGCAGGACGTCTACTTCCTTGACTGGTCGATCGACGCCGGCACCGACCTGAAAGAGAAACAGGAAATCGGCAGCATCGAGAGCAAAAAGGCCGAGAGCAGCCTCTACTCGCCCGTGGCCGGCCGCTTGCTGGAGTTCAATCAGGAAATTCTCTCCGACCCGTCGTCCATCAACGTCGACAAGTACGGCGCAGGCTGGATATTTGAGATGCAGCCCGTTCCCGGCCTGGCCAGCCCGTTGCTCACGGCTCAGCAATATCTCGAACACCTCGCCGCCGTCTGGGAAGTCACCCAGCGGACCATCAAAGGCCAGATGAACGAATAGGCTGCATTTTTCCGCCGTTTGAGGCTAAACTGAGCGTTGGTCCTTTGCCTGTCCTGGACCATCCCGATCCATTTGAATCCTCCCCAGCACGTACAAAATCATGGCCAAGCGCATTGCCGTCGTTCTCTCGCAAGGTCAGAGCCAACATCCAGCCAAGCGCCAGCTGGAAGAAGACATCGCTGCTGCCCTCCTCATGGAGCCCGGCATCGATCTGGTAATTGTCCCGCACCTATATGATCTCAAGCCCGATGGCACTGGCACTCTCGCGCTGTCGAACATCAAAGGCAACATGATCGTCCTGGCCTGGCTATTTGATCGGGCCACGCGCTGGACGCTCGACCGCATGGGCATTCGGGGCAAAGAAGGAACTTCGCTGCTCAAATCGGCCGATGAAGAGACGGACGAAGATGAGGATGAAGCTGCCGAAGCTGAAGAAACCGCAGCAGCGTCGGAGAAGACGCGAGTCAACGACTCGCGCGACCTTCCCAATCGCAAGATCTACTGCCTCGATCTGCGCGTGCAGCCTAAGGCGGAAACGTTCGTCGAAGAAGTGAAACGGATTGCCCGCGAAGCGTCGATGCAATTGATCGGCCTCGGTGGTCTGGGCGGCGGAATCGGGAGCAAACCAACTGGTCCTTCAGCGTCTGGCCCTTCACCGGCCGCACTGGCTCGGTTTGCAGAGCCAACAAACTCTACGGCCCTGCCCATCATTTCGGCCCCCGATCTTTCGCCTGTGAATACACCGTTCTCGTTCCTGACGGAAAGCAAGTCGGCCGATGCCAGTGGCGAAACACCTTCGCAAATCATTCGCATCGAAGAGACCGGCGATCGCCGTTGGTATCCCGTCATCGATTACAGCCGTTGCACGAACTGCATGGAGTGCATCGACTTCTGCCTGTTCGGCGTTTACGGCCTCGACCGCGCCGATACGATCCTCGTCGAGCAGCCCGACAATTGTCGCAAGGGCTGTCCGGCGTGCAGCCGCGTTTGTCCCGAGAACGCCATCATCTTCCCGCAGCACAAGACGCCATCGATCGCGGGCTCGCCCGAAGTGGCCGGCAGCATGAAGATCGATCTCTCGCGTCTTTTCGGCGCTCCCGAAACGGGCGAATCCGCCGAGCAAGCTGCCGTCCGCGAGCGCGACGAGCAACTGCAACTCGCCGGCCGCACTGCCGTCGGTGCCTCTGTCGGCCTGCCCAAGCGGCAAGCCAGCGCTCCGCAGCCCAAGGACGAACTCGATAGCTTGCTAGACTCGCTGGATGAGTTGGATATTTAGCAGTCCTGTCTTCTTTACTCCTAGAGTAAGCCTAGTGCTGCGCACTAGGCTGGTAAAAATTACACCTTTGGTGCTGGAAAGTAATCGCGCATTTTTCCTCGCTTGTCTTTGGGCATAAATAGAAATGGCGAATCGCTAACCCATCGGCTGACTCCGATCCCACAAAGGCCAGCTTGGGGCGTATCTTGCCCCATAGAGCCCTTCGGGCTATGTTATTGCCTGCAGATCGCGTAGGCGCGCCTCTCCCCGCCTACTCGGTCTATCGTTTGCTTGTCTAAGTAGTTCGTGCTCCTGCCTCACCCATCGCCCCCCTCTCGTGTCCTAGAAGTTGATCATGCGCAATGTTATTTCGCTCGTGCTGGGCGGTGGTCGCGGCACTCGTTTGTATCCATTGACGAAGTTTCGCTCGAAGCCGGCCGTTCCGCTAGCCGGTAAGTACCGGCTGATTGATATCCCCCTGTCGAACTGCATCAACAGCGGGCTGAACCGCATGTATGTACTGACGCAGTTCATGTCGGTCAGTTTGCACCGTCACATTCGCCAGACGTATCGCTTCGACCACTTCAGCGGCGGCTTCGTCGAATTGCTCGCTGCCCAGCAAACGACCAACGACGAGAAGAAGGACTGGTACCAAGGTACTGCCGACGCGGTGCGCAAGAACCTGCGTTACTTGCAACAGCCGGGCATCGACTATGTGCTGATTCTGTCCGGCGATCAGTTGTATCGCATGGACTATCGCGAAATGATCAAGACGCATCAGGATAGCAAGGCCGATGTGACCATTGCCGGCATTCCTGTCGATCGCGAAGCGGCAAAGGGCTTCGGCATCATGCGGATTAATGACGAGGGTCGCGTGCAGGGCTTCTTGGAGAAGCCGCAGACCTACAAAGAGATGGACATGGTCAAGATGGACCCGGCCTGGATCGATGCCCGCGGCATCCCCAGCAAGGGACGCGACCTGATCGCCAGCATGGGCATCTATCTGTTCAATCGCGACATGCTCGTCGATGCACTCGAGAAAACCGATTACCCCGACTTCGGCAAAGAGATCTTCCCCGCTGTGGTCCGCTCCAAGCGAGTCATGCTCCACATGTTCGATGGCTACTGGGAAGACATCGGCACGATTAAGGCCTTCTACGAAGCCAACCTCAGTCTGGCCGGCACGCATCCTCCCTTCGATCTCTCTGCGGCTGTCGCGCCCATTTATTCGCGGCCGCGCTTTTTGCCCCCCACGATGTTTGATGGCGCCACCATCAAACGCAGCTTGATCGCTGACGGTTGCCAGATCGGTCAGGGCGCAGTGATCGAGAACAGCGTGATCGGACTGCGGACAATCATTGGCGAAGGCGTGACCATTCGCAACACCGTCATCATGGGTGCCGACTCTTACGACACCGATGGCACTAAGCAGAAGCACGCGAATAACGGCACGCCCCAGACCGGCATTGGTGACCGCTCCTACATCGAAGGCGCGATCATCGATAAGAACGTCCGCATCGGTAAAGGCGTGCGGATCGTCAACGAGCAGGGGGTCGAAAACCGCGGCGAAGACGAAGCTTGCATCATTCGCGATGGCATTCCGTGCGTGGTCAAAGATGGTGTCATCCCCGACAACTTCCGGTTGTAATCGTCCGGATTGAAAACGCCTACGAAGCCCGCACAACTGGGAGCAGATGAATTAGGCTGCGTCCGAATTTCTCTCAGTGCGAAGCGGCCGCACGGACTGTCCATAGGCCAGCTTGACGCTTCGCGGTCGGCTCTGGCTTGTTCTCGCTCATGGCGAAGAAGGGGCCGCGTAACGTTTTTGATAAACGAGAGTCAGCGGTCAAATGTTCTTGGCAGCGGGGACAGCAGGCACCCTCAGCAGATTCATTCACGCCCCGGCAATGGGCATCGCAAGACCAACAGTAATAAACACTTCCGTCCAACATCAGCCAAACTCGCTAACGACACGAACTGGGTATAAGAAAGTTTTATCGGCAGGCCGTGCAATCGACATGAGTCGTAATATGCGAAAACCTAATCCACACAAACGGCATCTTCGTACTGCAATTCAAGTGCCGTGATCCGTGCCAGCCCGCTAGCAATTGAAAGCTTGCGCGCGGCCAACTAGCCTGAAACTCAGCGAAATTGCTGCTCCGTTGTTGTGGCAGACTTCGCGCGACCGCTTCGCAACGTTCCCAGGGAAATCCATGCAGCTGATCATTCTTGCTGCCTTGCTGGCCACCCTGGCACAGACTGAGTCAACCCCCGCACCCGTCACGGGCACAGGGGTCTCGGCCATCTCCGACCAATGGCGACTGCTGTTGATCCTGCTGGCCACCCTCGCCGCACCGGTCGCTACGGCCTGCGATTGTTATTGGTTCATCTCGCGACTGACCAAAGCCAGCCCGCTCCAAACTGCCGATTGGCAGCAAGTCGGCCACCGCTATCAACGCTTGCAACTCGCTGGGCTCTGGCTCTGGCTGGCTGGTTCCCTGGCCGTCATTTACTTGTTGAATTGGCCAGCCATTGTTCGCCTCGCGTGGGGCTGGCAGGCCTGGCCACTCGTCGATGATCTACTGGTCCTCGCGCCGGTCATCGGTTCGCTCCTGCTCGTTTGGACGACGTTCTTCTATGTCGAACGAACCGCCCAACGACTGCGCCACGCTCCGCTCCGCGCATCATCGCTACTGACTTACCTCGTCTGGCAATCCCGCCATTATCTGGCCATGGCCTTGGTCCCCGCGCTCCTCATCATTGCCGTCCATGATCTGGCAACTACCTACTTCGTCACTTCCATGTGGGGTACATTCCTACCGCAGGAATCTGCCTGGCTCCTCGCAATTCCCCTGCTTTTAATCATTTCGCTGGGTCTTCCCCTCTTGCTGAGCAGACTCTGGGCCACCAGCGACTTGCCCGTTGGTGAACTACGCACCAATCTGGAATCGATCAGCCACGAACTGAAGACGCCGCTGACGCGGCTCCTCGTCTGGCACACGCAAGGACGAATGGCCAATGCCGCCGTCGCTGGCCTCTCGCGCTACTGTCGCTATTTGTTCCTGACCGATGCCTTGCTCGTCCAGCTGACGCCTGACGAAATCGCCGCCGTCTGTCGCCACGAACTGGGGCATCTCCAGCGTAAGCATTTGCTACAGCGGTTGCTTCTCCTCGTTATTCCTGCCCTCGCTTGGTTCGCTATCCAATCTTTCTTCGCAATCGACGTCGATCTTCTCTCGACGTACTCTCCCTATTCCCTAGCAGTCTCAGCTGGCTACTTGGCCTATGCGGCAATCGTCATTGGTCTTGTCTCGAAATGGCTCGAATACGACGCCGATTTGTCCGCCGTGTACGATTCGCAAGGAAATCTAAATGCCGACAGCGCTCGCGACCTGATCCACGCCCTCGTCGTCCTCCAAGGACCGCACCGCGATAGCCGCTTCACGCACTGGCTTCATCCGCCGACTGCTGATCGCGTCGCTTGGATCCGACGAGTTCTCATGCAACCTGCGCTCGGCTTCGCCTATCGCCGCCGACTCGACCAATTGGCTCGCGGCATCTATGCCCTGGTCGTTGGCCTGGTGCTGCTTGCCGTACTCGCGATCGCCGCGTAGCTGCTAAAGTGCGGGCATGCACGCAATTCCTGCCTCGGCACCAACGAACTCTCGCTGCAGCACAGTTTTGAGGATCAGCTGCTCTTGCGCGACTGCCAGTATGCGACGAGTTCTTGCGCGCAGTTCCGACTATGTCGCTTGTCGAAGTGACTCATTCCCATTTGGTCTGTGACAACCCATCGCATGTATTCCACGATCTCCTCCACGCTGGCTCCACGGTCAAGGAGGCGAACTACATCCACCGAATAGCTATCGTATTCGTCCTGGTTTTTCTCGCTGATGACGCCGATAGGATCCCAGCGGCGCAGAACTTCCATCACCTTCAGGTGCGGTTGATTCTGCGGCATGCTCAGGTAGTCAGACGGTTCCATGAGCAATCTCGGACCAGCATTCAACGACCTGCATCCGTCGCGTCGCGCAACTGTTTGCTCCAAATTAATTGCACTTCGTTCGGCAGGAGGGGATACGCAAACCGGTCAACGCACCTCAACTCGAATCCCGCCGCGGCGTAGAAGCGGCACGCAGGAACATTGTTATTCTGGGTCTCGACGGATAAACGCTGCTTTCCCGCCGAGCGTGCGCGGCGCTCTGCAAAAGCCAGAAGTTGCCTTCCCACACCACGGCGCTGGTAATCTGGCCGGACACGAATATCCCAAAGCACCGCCTCGGCATTATCCCTGAGCCGGCCGTACACTTGAGTCGTATCGATGATGATGGCCACGCTGCCAACATGGGCTTCATCAGAGAATGCAGCACAGAGGCACCACTTTGTCAGATCCCATTGCTTCGCCCAACCGTCGGGGGACTGCCCAGGCAGCGAATCATAGTCTTTTTTATAAGGTGCATCGACGTCGCGACGGATGAGCCGTATGCCTCCCAGTCCATCAGCGAACAATTCGACCGCCAGATGCTCATTGACCTCGAATGCAATCGGAATCGAACCGTATTGCGCGATGAAGTTCGGCAGTTGCTCACGAAGTTGAAGATTCAAGATGCGCAGTCTCTCACGTGCCAGATATCTACTTCTTCACCAGCGGGGCGAGGACTTTGGAAAACTCGTCCGCCATGCGCAGGAAGCCGAGGTCGGTGGGATGCGAGCCATCGACCGTATCTTCGCCATCGGCACCCAGTTGGTTTTCGCCGGGCAAATAGAACAGCAGTTTGTCGTGCGGCTGTAACTCGGCAAAAATCTTCTTGAGTGCAGCTCGGCTCGTCGAGTTCCGTTCGGCGCGGTCGCGTTTGAGAAATGCATCGCCGTAAGTTCGATCTTCGGCCAGGACAATGGGCGTATTCGGGTGAGCCTGGCGGAGCGTAGCAACCAGCGGTGCCGTGTTGGCGGTAACTTCGGCAGCCGTCATGTTCGGCAGGCAGTCGATGACATAGACAACCGCTTCGATATCGACGATGCAGGCGGTTACTTCCGCTTCCATCTTGCCGTTGCCCGAGAAGCCCAGATTGATCACCGGGCGATCGAGGCGACGCCCAAGGATCGCGGTGTGCACCATGCCAGGGCGTGACGCGCAGCCTCCCTGTGTGATGCTGGTGCCGTAAAACACAATCGGCAAGCGAACCGACTCTTCGCGCACGAGGCGTTCGATCTTACTTCCTTCAGCAACGCCAATCTCGACTTGTGATACGCCGTTGTACAGCGGCAGGTACAAGCAATAGTCGCGCGGAGTCTTCGATAGTCCGTCGACAAGCAACGCCGTGTGCTTCGTTCCTTCCTTGGGCTGACCGACGCTCAACCAGCGCCACGTACCTTTATCGTCGCGCACATAGAGGTCGACCCCGCTCACGCCGGTCGCCGGCATGTGCGGCATGCCGAGCTTGGCCGACGTATTCGTCCATTGGCAGCGGATGGTGGGCGAATCGGTGCGAAAGCGAACGCACAGGCCCGCTGAATTCTGACTCAAGCTCCAGACCGGTGGGCGGACTTTTCCTTCCGCGCGTGCCGGGAGTCGATCGTACGGAGCTTTGGTATCGGTAAAGCCTTGCCCTTCCAGGCCAATCACGCGGGCATCGTACCAATCGAGTTTGGCCGCTTCATCACGCCGTACTCTCGATCCATCGACAGCCCCGGTTAGATCAGCAGCAAGCAGCGCCGCCGGGCTAAGAGTAAGAAACGCAACAACTGCGACGCGGCAAAGCATGGGACGTTCCGGGGCAAGTTTGAAGTTCAGAATTGAAGAGGCATGAATAATCTGAGCGATTCGCGGGCAATAAGCAACAATCTCCGGGCGCTGATTTTTCTGACCTCTGACACCCAACTCCGCCAAGAAATGATTAGAGCCGCCCTGACATCGCGTCGCGGCGGCTCTTTCTCGTTGTTATCGGTTGCGTGCAGCCGGCATCTGAGGGCAAGGCATCATGCCCGCTGATTCAGGCGGCTACAACAGCTTAGGGGCTGCGGTCACCAAAAAGCACTTAGGCCTTCTTGGTTGCAGGTGCCTTCTTCGAAGCCTTCTTGGTTGCCTTCTTAGCAGCCTTCTTCGGGGCAGCCTTCTTAGCAGCTTTCTTCTTGGCCACAGCAACATCCTCCCTTAGGAAAAACTTGGCGAGTCGAGCAGCAAACGAAACAGATCGATCCGCTCTGAACTCACCTATGCCACGGTCCGCGGTTCCTGTCGCCATGTTTCCAGTGCGATAGTGCCAGTGTGCCGTAACATCCCGTGTGTCACATCCACTCTGGCAGGCGGTCCGGTAACTCCCTGCTTTGGTCACTCGCGTTGTGTCGTTGAAGACAGCTCGTTGTCGACTTGAGATCGGCAACTTTTGTGGTCAAGTGTCATTGACAAAAGTCATCGACATTTTTTCCACGCGAGTTGCTACCAATGTTGCGAGTTGCTTGCAAATCGTCAAGAGGAAATGTCGCCGCGCGCTCCAACATCGTGCAAGAATTCAGCGCGCGAAGGATGTCGCGCGACACTTACTCGTGCGCTTTCGCGCGCGTGCGCAGCGGCGCCGCCCAGTCCTTTCGCAGCGCTGAAAACAGTGCGCGCTGAACTGCACACATGATCGATAGCGTTCACTCTACACACGGTGATACCGCTTGCGCAGCGCTAATTGCAGGTTGCCTCTCGTCCGCGGTGCCACGTTATTTTTCGCAAAATTCAGCCTGTTTTTTCGCAATTCTAAGGACTCACCTGTTTGACTCTTGAGTCCGCGCAGGTGCGTGCGCGCCGCACATCGTGAGTTCGTTTCTGCGCAGCGCTCATCGCGCGCGAACTACGCAGACCTGACATTGAACACTCACGCT
Above is a window of Anatilimnocola aggregata DNA encoding:
- a CDS encoding ATP-binding protein; the protein is MAKRIAVVLSQGQSQHPAKRQLEEDIAAALLMEPGIDLVIVPHLYDLKPDGTGTLALSNIKGNMIVLAWLFDRATRWTLDRMGIRGKEGTSLLKSADEETDEDEDEAAEAEETAAASEKTRVNDSRDLPNRKIYCLDLRVQPKAETFVEEVKRIAREASMQLIGLGGLGGGIGSKPTGPSASGPSPAALARFAEPTNSTALPIISAPDLSPVNTPFSFLTESKSADASGETPSQIIRIEETGDRRWYPVIDYSRCTNCMECIDFCLFGVYGLDRADTILVEQPDNCRKGCPACSRVCPENAIIFPQHKTPSIAGSPEVAGSMKIDLSRLFGAPETGESAEQAAVRERDEQLQLAGRTAVGASVGLPKRQASAPQPKDELDSLLDSLDELDI
- a CDS encoding outer membrane protein assembly factor BamB family protein, translated to MRGSHAQLSRREVLTALSAAPLLASLGWPNDLLAADPTSVPLPAATAKNWPVFRGDVLASGVAKTQVADNPDQLWKMSVEGGAFESTPAIVDGVVYIGDLDGKFFALDLQTGKEKWHWKIDSGFMAAPAVRDGLIFQGDIDGNCHCLDLATGKEKWKFAAEAEVDSSANFWQDKVLFGSQDRYLYCLEAATGKLVWKHAIEDQIRCTPTVVGDRCFVAGCDSKLHIVDLTKGADAAEVAIDAPTGVTPAVLGDQVFFGTEAGELFAVDWKEAKVTWRDKGAGQPYRSSPAVMEGMVVCGTRERKVIALDPVNGNSLWSFATKQRIDSSPVIAGERVIVGAADGRLYGIDRKTGNEVWQKQASGGFVGSAAVADGNIVVATDRGTVYCYGAKG
- a CDS encoding SGNH/GDSL hydrolase family protein produces the protein MLCRVAVVAFLTLSPAALLAADLTGAVDGSRVRRDEAAKLDWYDARVIGLEGQGFTDTKAPYDRLPARAEGKVRPPVWSLSQNSAGLCVRFRTDSPTIRCQWTNTSAKLGMPHMPATGVSGVDLYVRDDKGTWRWLSVGQPKEGTKHTALLVDGLSKTPRDYCLYLPLYNGVSQVEIGVAEGSKIERLVREESVRLPIVFYGTSITQGGCASRPGMVHTAILGRRLDRPVINLGFSGNGKMEAEVTACIVDIEAVVYVIDCLPNMTAAEVTANTAPLVATLRQAHPNTPIVLAEDRTYGDAFLKRDRAERNSTSRAALKKIFAELQPHDKLLFYLPGENQLGADGEDTVDGSHPTDLGFLRMADEFSKVLAPLVKK
- a CDS encoding Uma2 family endonuclease codes for the protein MPTVSSTSAKLLTMGEFIAIPAGSMPFELVLGRAVEMNVPAPTHGKCCSNISRAMGRYLDQYDLGHLTSEAGVITHRDPDSIRPPDVAFFSYAKMPRGDLPEGYWPVSPELVFEVRSQYDRWVEIVAKVGEFLSAGILVVAVLDPQERKLHVYSADRPTQILAEADVFQVTEFLPDILPNCTLAVRDFLK
- a CDS encoding coproporphyrinogen-III oxidase family protein, with the protein product MTIETVKTEVGSYFISNYPPFSQWKAEEVGAIEKALHSPPLRDTPLGLYLHIPFCRKRCKFCYFRVYTDKNAHDVEYYVSALSKEIELVSQLPVMGGRPFRFVYFGGGTPSFLSAKQLTSLVDRLKKHVNWDHAEEVTFECEPGTLSEPKIHTLKELGVTRLSLGVENFSDAVLEENGRAHLSPEVYKAWQWIQDAQFHNVNIDLISGMVGETWDNWRENIKKTIELSPDSVTIYQMELPFNTVYSKDMLGNQIESPVADWPTKRAWLNYAYDELQAVGYHISSAYTLVKDPTKVNFSYRDNLWRGSDLLATGVASFGHVAGIHYQNKTEWADYTKTLLEDNKLPLLRAMQPTQHQLLIRELILLLKKGYLDVNYFRHKYNVDVLDEFRDAWQQHRSEGMLSFDNDRVTLTRDGLLHVDALLPAFFESQHQGVRYT
- a CDS encoding M48 family metalloprotease, which gives rise to MQLIILAALLATLAQTESTPAPVTGTGVSAISDQWRLLLILLATLAAPVATACDCYWFISRLTKASPLQTADWQQVGHRYQRLQLAGLWLWLAGSLAVIYLLNWPAIVRLAWGWQAWPLVDDLLVLAPVIGSLLLVWTTFFYVERTAQRLRHAPLRASSLLTYLVWQSRHYLAMALVPALLIIAVHDLATTYFVTSMWGTFLPQESAWLLAIPLLLIISLGLPLLLSRLWATSDLPVGELRTNLESISHELKTPLTRLLVWHTQGRMANAAVAGLSRYCRYLFLTDALLVQLTPDEIAAVCRHELGHLQRKHLLQRLLLLVIPALAWFAIQSFFAIDVDLLSTYSPYSLAVSAGYLAYAAIVIGLVSKWLEYDADLSAVYDSQGNLNADSARDLIHALVVLQGPHRDSRFTHWLHPPTADRVAWIRRVLMQPALGFAYRRRLDQLARGIYALVVGLVLLAVLAIAA
- a CDS encoding glucose-1-phosphate adenylyltransferase; its protein translation is MRNVISLVLGGGRGTRLYPLTKFRSKPAVPLAGKYRLIDIPLSNCINSGLNRMYVLTQFMSVSLHRHIRQTYRFDHFSGGFVELLAAQQTTNDEKKDWYQGTADAVRKNLRYLQQPGIDYVLILSGDQLYRMDYREMIKTHQDSKADVTIAGIPVDREAAKGFGIMRINDEGRVQGFLEKPQTYKEMDMVKMDPAWIDARGIPSKGRDLIASMGIYLFNRDMLVDALEKTDYPDFGKEIFPAVVRSKRVMLHMFDGYWEDIGTIKAFYEANLSLAGTHPPFDLSAAVAPIYSRPRFLPPTMFDGATIKRSLIADGCQIGQGAVIENSVIGLRTIIGEGVTIRNTVIMGADSYDTDGTKQKHANNGTPQTGIGDRSYIEGAIIDKNVRIGKGVRIVNEQGVENRGEDEACIIRDGIPCVVKDGVIPDNFRL
- a CDS encoding glycine cleavage system protein H, producing MSEPLTFEMGKFVAEFPVDRLYAKNHMWAEPRGELLRFGFSAYAVRLLQDVYFLDWSIDAGTDLKEKQEIGSIESKKAESSLYSPVAGRLLEFNQEILSDPSSINVDKYGAGWIFEMQPVPGLASPLLTAQQYLEHLAAVWEVTQRTIKGQMNE
- a CDS encoding Uma2 family endonuclease: MSISSLPPPTEKLITADDLLNMPDDGRVTELVRGRIVEMPPTQLPHGKVCLAIGGILVKYLEVHDVGHGAVNDCGIITKRAPDTVRGADAAFGSYVRLPKDQPPRGYWPVSPEIVFEVLSPTDRPGATLTKVSEYLAAGVVVVIVVDPDEYLIHVNAASQLPFELGFGDQLKLNQFLPESLPEWTVAVREFFRFLPQPN
- a CDS encoding GNAT family N-acetyltransferase, with amino-acid sequence MNLQLREQLPNFIAQYGSIPIAFEVNEHLAVELFADGLGGIRLIRRDVDAPYKKDYDSLPGQSPDGWAKQWDLTKWCLCAAFSDEAHVGSVAIIIDTTQVYGRLRDNAEAVLWDIRVRPDYQRRGVGRQLLAFAERRARSAGKQRLSVETQNNNVPACRFYAAAGFELRCVDRFAYPLLPNEVQLIWSKQLRDATDAGR